The Chelatococcus sp. HY11 genome includes a window with the following:
- a CDS encoding ABC transporter permease: protein MDKALDLAAWLVVIFLIGPLVVIMGGSFTLTPYVAFPPVGFTFDWYYKLLHHVDFFHSFILSLVLATLCSLAAMVIGVAAAIGLHKFKFSGSSLYKSFLMSPLLLPTVVTGVALLQFYYMIHIDTSLFGLLAAHVLITVPYVLRTVGAGLVGLDPAIEEAAASLGAGELRTLVRVTLPAIAPSIMAAVIFVFITSFDQTTVSIFLADVNLMPLPVRIFNYIDLAVDPMIAAVSTLLIFFAFGMIVLLQRLLGLDKAMGVG from the coding sequence ATGGACAAGGCTCTGGACCTCGCCGCCTGGTTAGTTGTGATCTTCCTGATCGGCCCTCTGGTCGTGATCATGGGGGGCTCTTTCACGCTCACCCCCTACGTCGCATTCCCGCCGGTTGGTTTCACATTTGACTGGTATTATAAACTTCTCCATCACGTGGATTTCTTCCATTCCTTCATTCTCAGCCTCGTACTGGCGACTTTGTGCTCATTGGCTGCAATGGTGATCGGTGTTGCGGCGGCCATTGGACTTCACAAGTTTAAATTCTCTGGCTCCAGTTTGTACAAGTCATTTCTGATGTCACCTTTGCTGTTGCCGACCGTCGTCACGGGCGTTGCATTGTTGCAATTTTACTACATGATTCATATCGACACTTCGTTGTTCGGATTGTTGGCTGCCCACGTTCTCATCACAGTTCCTTACGTTCTGCGCACGGTTGGTGCCGGGCTCGTTGGGCTCGACCCTGCAATCGAGGAGGCGGCCGCGAGCCTGGGGGCCGGCGAGCTCCGAACTCTCGTTCGCGTGACGCTGCCGGCAATCGCGCCCTCCATCATGGCTGCCGTGATTTTTGTATTCATCACGTCCTTCGACCAGACGACTGTCTCTATCTTTTTGGCAGACGTGAATTTGATGCCCCTTCCGGTGCGAATATTCAACTACATCGACTTGGCTGTAGACCCAATGATTGCGGCAGTTTCCACGCTGCTGATCTTTTTTGCGTTCGGGATGATCGTGCTCCTCCAGCGGCTCCTGGGATTGGATAAAGCGATGGGTGTTGGCTAG
- a CDS encoding IS66 family transposase yields MAMTADQLPDDPDVLKAMVLARDVENARLTQIIKELQRHRFGRRAESLPEDQLLLGLEEAEQIEAAGEEEAEHADPAIRRERAAKRRANRGALPPHLPRIEMVVDIEDHACPCCRNDLHRIGEDVSERLDIVPAQLRVIVVRRPKYACRACDDVVVQAPAPARLIEGGLPTEATVAQVLVSKYADHLPLYRQAQIYARQGINLDRSTLADWVGRAAWHLRPVHERLLEKLKASPKLFADETTAPVLDPGRGKTKTGQLWAYARDDRPWNGSDPPGVAYVYAPDRKAERPIAHLAGFTGILQVDGYGGYRVLAGKSGATLAFCWAHVRRRFYELAAASPAPIASEALRRIAEIYRVENDIRGQSAGERRTARQERSRPLLAELEPWLHEKLSLISQKTKLAEAIRYTLSRWEGLTRFLDDGRIEIDSNTVERSIRPIALNRKNALFAGSDGGAEHWAVVASLIETCKLNDVEPLRYIADVLARIVNGHPNSQIDDLLPWAYIAASEIKAVA; encoded by the coding sequence ATGGCGATGACGGCGGACCAGCTTCCCGACGATCCGGATGTGCTGAAGGCGATGGTCCTGGCGCGCGATGTCGAGAACGCTCGCCTGACCCAGATCATCAAGGAATTGCAGCGCCACCGCTTCGGTCGTCGGGCCGAGAGCCTGCCTGAGGATCAACTCCTTCTTGGCCTCGAGGAAGCAGAGCAGATCGAAGCAGCGGGCGAGGAAGAAGCCGAACACGCTGATCCGGCTATCCGCAGGGAACGCGCTGCGAAGCGGCGGGCGAACCGTGGCGCGCTGCCGCCGCATCTGCCACGCATCGAGATGGTCGTCGACATCGAGGACCATGCCTGCCCATGCTGCCGCAACGACCTTCATCGGATCGGCGAAGACGTCAGCGAGCGGCTCGATATCGTGCCGGCGCAATTGCGCGTGATCGTCGTGCGTCGACCCAAATATGCGTGTCGTGCCTGCGATGACGTGGTCGTGCAGGCTCCGGCGCCTGCCCGGCTGATCGAAGGCGGTCTGCCGACCGAGGCGACGGTCGCGCAGGTTCTGGTCTCCAAATATGCCGATCATTTGCCGCTCTATCGTCAGGCGCAGATCTATGCTCGGCAGGGTATCAACCTCGACCGTTCCACGCTCGCCGACTGGGTCGGCCGCGCCGCCTGGCACCTGCGTCCGGTCCACGAGCGGCTGTTGGAGAAGCTGAAGGCCTCGCCGAAGCTCTTTGCCGACGAGACCACGGCGCCGGTGCTGGATCCCGGCCGCGGCAAGACCAAGACCGGGCAGCTCTGGGCCTACGCTCGCGATGACCGACCATGGAACGGGAGCGACCCGCCGGGCGTCGCCTATGTCTATGCGCCGGACCGAAAGGCGGAGCGACCGATCGCTCATCTCGCGGGCTTTACCGGCATCCTGCAGGTCGACGGCTATGGCGGCTATCGCGTGCTGGCCGGGAAGAGCGGCGCAACGCTCGCCTTCTGCTGGGCACACGTACGCCGGCGCTTCTACGAGCTCGCGGCCGCCAGCCCGGCGCCCATCGCCAGCGAGGCGCTCCGGCGCATCGCAGAGATCTATCGCGTCGAGAACGACATCCGCGGCCAGTCGGCAGGCGAACGTCGCACCGCGCGCCAGGAAAGGAGTCGGCCGCTCCTGGCCGAACTCGAGCCATGGCTGCACGAGAAGCTCAGCCTGATCAGCCAGAAGACCAAACTCGCCGAGGCAATCCGCTATACGCTCTCACGCTGGGAGGGGCTCACCCGCTTCCTGGACGACGGACGTATCGAGATCGACTCCAATACCGTCGAGCGGTCGATCCGACCGATTGCGCTCAACCGCAAGAACGCTCTCTTCGCGGGCTCTGACGGTGGCGCCGAGCATTGGGCTGTCGTCGCTTCTCTCATTGAAACCTGCAAGCTCAACGACGTCGAACCGCTCCGCTACATCGCCGACGTGCTCGCAAGGATCGTCAACGGCCATCCAAACAGCCAAATCGACGATCTCCTGCCTTGGGCCTATATCGCCGCTTCCGAGATCAAGGCCGTGGCCTGA
- the tnpB gene encoding IS66 family insertion sequence element accessory protein TnpB (TnpB, as the term is used for proteins encoded by IS66 family insertion elements, is considered an accessory protein, since TnpC, encoded by a neighboring gene, is a DDE family transposase.), whose product MIGPTGAVKVMVATKPVDFRKGAEGLAALVRETMGADPFSGAVYVFRAKRTDRIKLIFWDGTGVCLYAKRLEDGEFRWPKVQDGVMRLTAAQLSALLEGLDWRRVHEARQTSVPTQAS is encoded by the coding sequence GTGATCGGGCCGACGGGCGCCGTCAAGGTCATGGTGGCGACGAAGCCGGTAGACTTCCGCAAGGGGGCGGAGGGGCTGGCTGCGTTGGTGCGCGAGACGATGGGCGCCGACCCGTTCAGCGGTGCGGTGTATGTGTTTCGTGCCAAGCGCACGGATCGGATCAAGCTGATCTTCTGGGACGGTACCGGCGTCTGCCTCTATGCAAAGCGGCTGGAAGACGGGGAGTTCCGCTGGCCAAAGGTGCAGGATGGCGTGATGCGCCTGACGGCCGCGCAGTTGTCGGCGCTGCTTGAGGGGCTCGATTGGCGGCGGGTCCATGAAGCCCGCCAGACAAGCGTTCCCACGCAGGCGAGTTGA
- the hemC gene encoding hydroxymethylbilane synthase encodes MTPAASTVDHLETPRLPLRVKRKVKSRHKSISDPIQDRQPHRSRSLPKDGPETPLTINVRHPEIPVQIVPIKTVGDTIIDRPLRELDGKALFIKEVEDALLDGRADIAVHCMKDYYPTVPESFNLEVILRRETAFDLILTRDRLGRWRELPLGSVIGTTSQRRVFELKRARPDFIFRPLRGNIDTRLARLCRGDFDAIVLAEAGFHRLGLEHHSVFTLSPEEMLPAVGQGALGIETRAGDLTTLAKIRFLDDGLTHALVSAERAFVRMVGGDCGSAVGAFARFSGTNIILTGFVGDVASMKEIRKTAQGTMDAPEELGIALGAKFASQGAAKIISS; translated from the coding sequence GTGACGCCGGCCGCCAGCACCGTTGATCACCTCGAAACGCCGAGGCTGCCGCTCCGGGTCAAGCGTAAGGTCAAGTCCAGACACAAATCTATCTCCGATCCAATACAGGACCGGCAACCTCACAGATCGCGATCACTCCCGAAAGATGGCCCGGAAACACCGCTTACGATCAACGTACGCCATCCGGAAATTCCGGTGCAGATCGTGCCCATCAAGACGGTCGGAGACACAATCATCGACAGGCCGCTTCGAGAGTTGGACGGGAAAGCGCTTTTTATCAAGGAGGTCGAAGATGCGCTTCTGGATGGCCGTGCGGACATCGCCGTTCATTGCATGAAGGATTATTATCCCACGGTGCCTGAAAGCTTTAACCTGGAAGTTATCTTGCGCCGCGAGACGGCGTTCGACCTAATCCTAACACGCGATAGGCTTGGCCGCTGGAGAGAATTACCGTTGGGCTCGGTGATAGGAACGACGAGCCAACGGCGAGTCTTTGAACTCAAGCGCGCGCGCCCGGACTTCATCTTCCGACCATTGAGAGGCAATATCGACACGCGGCTGGCTCGACTATGTCGTGGTGACTTCGACGCCATCGTGCTGGCTGAGGCCGGGTTTCACCGACTTGGGCTTGAGCATCATTCCGTTTTTACCCTTTCCCCTGAGGAGATGCTTCCCGCAGTCGGCCAGGGGGCACTGGGTATCGAAACCAGGGCGGGAGATCTAACGACGTTAGCGAAGATCCGCTTCCTGGACGACGGCCTGACCCACGCGCTCGTCTCCGCTGAGCGGGCATTCGTTCGCATGGTCGGCGGAGATTGCGGGTCCGCGGTTGGCGCCTTTGCCCGCTTCAGCGGGACAAATATCATCCTCACTGGGTTTGTCGGTGATGTCGCTTCAATGAAGGAAATCCGGAAAACAGCCCAGGGTACCATGGACGCGCCTGAAGAGCTCGGGATCGCTCTGGGGGCAAAATTTGCCTCCCAAGGCGCTGCGAAGATCATTTCCTCTTAA
- a CDS encoding FAD-dependent oxidoreductase — protein sequence MTRNAHVVVAGGGPAGIVAAIAAARHGAKITLIEQQGFVGGMAGTGLSLLAFHDNAFRRVVGGVPWEMVRRMMAKGNCVVYRNDGKHDGDFALEFFHSTGIRYSPELFKQVATEMLLEAGVDILCRTLVTGTLTSNGRIDAVVIENKSGRSELSADVIVDCTGDGDLAARAGAAFELGSRGDGVFQPMTMLFAVGNIDVERAMASGAMKRTPWNVMEPVELTGKFRSYILDMTPWADVLKAITPSEVPPITRFRFHDQNDGMFQTGNFIHISHLDGTNGEQLARGETVGRLLVWRLVEILRQHVPGFEEVRLVQIATHLGVRETRRIRGEYYLTDEDALTARQFEDSVAQCGYFMDIHDPDSSDFTQAAGGGQIADEASFGIPYGALVPQSLDGLILAGRCVSGSRAAQSAFRVMGTCMAMGQAAGTAAAMSSLGNVPLREIDVAELRRRLTDTGAIVDRPLSG from the coding sequence ATGACAAGGAATGCTCATGTTGTAGTGGCCGGAGGCGGTCCAGCCGGCATCGTCGCCGCAATCGCCGCCGCCCGCCATGGCGCCAAGATCACACTTATCGAGCAACAAGGCTTCGTCGGCGGCATGGCCGGCACCGGCCTGAGCCTGCTCGCCTTCCACGATAATGCCTTCCGGCGGGTGGTCGGCGGCGTGCCATGGGAGATGGTGCGTCGCATGATGGCGAAAGGTAACTGCGTCGTTTACCGTAACGATGGCAAGCACGACGGCGATTTCGCGCTCGAGTTCTTCCATTCCACGGGTATCCGCTACAGTCCCGAACTATTCAAGCAGGTCGCCACCGAGATGCTGCTCGAGGCCGGGGTCGACATCCTCTGCCGCACCCTCGTCACCGGCACGCTCACAAGCAACGGCCGCATCGATGCGGTGGTCATCGAGAACAAGTCAGGCCGTAGCGAACTGTCCGCCGACGTCATCGTCGATTGCACCGGCGACGGCGACCTCGCGGCGCGAGCCGGCGCCGCATTCGAACTCGGCAGCCGCGGCGATGGTGTGTTCCAGCCCATGACCATGTTGTTCGCCGTCGGCAATATCGACGTCGAAAGGGCCATGGCATCAGGGGCGATGAAGCGAACCCCGTGGAACGTGATGGAGCCCGTCGAACTGACCGGCAAGTTCAGGAGCTACATCCTTGACATGACCCCTTGGGCGGACGTGCTCAAGGCGATTACGCCCAGCGAAGTGCCCCCGATCACGCGTTTCCGGTTCCACGACCAGAATGACGGCATGTTCCAGACCGGCAACTTCATCCATATCAGCCATCTCGACGGCACAAACGGCGAGCAGCTGGCGCGAGGGGAAACGGTTGGCCGTCTGCTGGTATGGCGGCTGGTCGAGATTCTGCGCCAGCACGTGCCGGGCTTCGAGGAGGTGCGGCTTGTCCAGATCGCAACGCATCTGGGCGTCCGCGAGACACGCCGCATCCGTGGCGAATACTATCTCACCGACGAGGACGCGCTCACCGCCCGTCAATTCGAGGATTCGGTTGCTCAGTGCGGCTACTTCATGGACATCCACGACCCTGACAGCTCCGACTTTACCCAGGCGGCCGGAGGCGGGCAGATCGCCGATGAGGCGAGCTTCGGCATCCCCTATGGCGCACTGGTCCCGCAGTCGCTGGACGGGCTGATCCTGGCCGGCCGTTGCGTGTCGGGCAGCCGCGCCGCCCAGTCTGCCTTCCGGGTTATGGGTACCTGCATGGCGATGGGCCAAGCCGCGGGCACCGCGGCCGCGATGTCATCGCTTGGCAACGTGCCCCTGCGCGAAATCGACGTCGCCGAGTTGCGCCGCCGGCTCACTGACACCGGGGCCATTGTCGATCGTCCCTTGTCGGGCTGA
- a CDS encoding tripartite tricarboxylate transporter permease → MDSFLSHGLWQGVAAVAVFDRLAACFMGSLVGTAVGVLPGLGPTATIAILLPITFAMDPLSAILMLCGIYYGVMYGGSITSVLMRVPGEVTSLMTCQDGHLIARKGRPGYALAICAFASLGAGIVATILVGLIGEPLARVSGSFGPPEYVVLVLGGLLLVAAVSQSNLTKSLIMAGLGLAMSTIGTDLVFAESRFTGGQMFLADGINVAIVAMGIYGVAEAIGLLSEKDSRPPDLPGKISGLYPKPRELLKIVPATARGTIIGFIVGLFPGAGATLSAFFAYGFEKALDKTGRVGTGDERAVAAPEAANNAASQAAMVPLLSLGIPNNVITSMILGAFIIHGLTPGPMLVSSRPDMFWGIVVGMFVANVFLIILNVPLVAVFVQLLRLNKRRLAIFVLVMCFIGAYSLRGQMGDCLMLIAFGAVGLALKAWSYDAAPLVLSLVLGQILEQSLQQALIMGYGSPLIFLQRPISVSVIIVVLAIAIGLLWLRRSGRVVIEASD, encoded by the coding sequence ATGGATTCCTTTCTTTCCCATGGTCTATGGCAGGGTGTCGCCGCGGTCGCCGTTTTCGATCGCCTCGCCGCGTGTTTCATGGGCTCGCTGGTGGGTACCGCTGTCGGCGTGCTGCCCGGGCTCGGGCCTACCGCCACCATCGCCATCCTGCTGCCGATCACTTTCGCAATGGATCCACTGTCGGCGATCCTGATGCTGTGCGGCATCTACTACGGCGTGATGTATGGCGGCTCGATCACCTCGGTACTGATGCGCGTGCCCGGCGAAGTGACCTCGCTGATGACATGTCAGGACGGACACCTCATAGCGAGGAAAGGTCGGCCCGGCTACGCGTTGGCGATCTGCGCCTTCGCATCGCTCGGCGCTGGTATCGTCGCGACGATCCTTGTCGGCCTGATAGGGGAGCCGCTGGCACGCGTCTCGGGCTCGTTCGGCCCGCCTGAATATGTGGTGCTGGTGCTGGGCGGACTGCTGCTCGTTGCGGCCGTGTCCCAGAGCAACCTCACCAAGTCGCTGATCATGGCCGGGCTCGGGCTTGCCATGAGCACGATCGGTACCGACCTCGTCTTCGCCGAGAGCCGTTTCACCGGCGGCCAAATGTTCCTCGCCGACGGCATCAACGTCGCCATCGTCGCGATGGGAATCTACGGCGTCGCCGAAGCGATCGGTCTGCTGTCGGAGAAGGATTCACGGCCCCCCGACCTGCCGGGCAAAATCTCCGGCCTCTATCCCAAGCCGCGCGAACTGCTCAAGATCGTTCCGGCGACAGCGCGAGGCACGATCATCGGCTTCATCGTCGGCCTGTTCCCCGGCGCGGGCGCGACGCTCTCGGCGTTCTTCGCCTACGGCTTTGAGAAAGCGCTCGACAAGACCGGCCGGGTGGGCACCGGCGACGAGCGCGCCGTAGCCGCCCCGGAGGCCGCCAACAACGCAGCCTCCCAGGCGGCCATGGTGCCGCTGCTCTCGCTCGGAATCCCCAATAACGTCATCACCTCGATGATCCTGGGCGCCTTCATCATCCATGGCCTGACCCCCGGCCCTATGCTCGTCTCCAGTCGTCCCGACATGTTCTGGGGCATCGTCGTTGGGATGTTCGTCGCCAACGTCTTTCTGATCATCCTGAACGTGCCGCTGGTCGCGGTGTTCGTGCAGCTGCTGCGCCTCAACAAGCGGCGGCTGGCGATCTTCGTGCTGGTTATGTGTTTCATCGGCGCCTATTCGCTGCGTGGCCAGATGGGTGACTGTCTGATGCTCATCGCGTTCGGCGCCGTGGGGCTCGCGCTCAAGGCCTGGAGCTACGACGCGGCACCGCTGGTGCTGTCGCTGGTCCTCGGGCAGATCCTAGAACAGAGCCTGCAGCAGGCGTTGATCATGGGCTACGGGTCGCCTCTGATCTTCCTGCAGCGTCCGATCTCTGTCTCAGTCATCATCGTGGTGCTGGCAATCGCCATCGGCCTGCTGTGGCTGAGGCGCTCCGGCCGGGTGGTCATCGAGGCATCCGACTAA
- a CDS encoding tripartite tricarboxylate transporter TctB family protein, producing the protein MVQKLVRHLDLVVLTLICLFFLSGARYGVVVDRAPGPGAAPVLFGSLMAVALLVEARGRFAGVSSHEVVPDLGSSFGTLAAWLACGATLALLALFGVVLGSFIALIGVATLVIDAWDRRALANSLLFALVAATTMHLVFKVIFNLPLMPALIPLLR; encoded by the coding sequence ATGGTTCAGAAGCTCGTTCGGCACCTTGATCTCGTTGTGCTCACACTGATCTGCCTGTTCTTCCTCAGCGGCGCGCGATACGGCGTGGTTGTGGATAGAGCGCCCGGGCCGGGCGCCGCCCCGGTGTTGTTCGGCTCCCTGATGGCGGTGGCCCTCCTGGTGGAGGCGAGAGGCCGGTTTGCCGGCGTGTCCTCCCACGAGGTCGTTCCGGATCTGGGAAGCAGTTTCGGCACGCTCGCAGCCTGGCTCGCCTGTGGGGCCACTCTTGCGCTACTCGCCCTGTTCGGGGTGGTGTTGGGCAGTTTCATCGCCCTGATTGGCGTCGCGACACTCGTCATTGACGCCTGGGACAGGCGGGCACTGGCCAATTCCCTGCTGTTTGCCCTGGTCGCGGCGACGACCATGCACCTCGTCTTCAAGGTGATATTCAACTTGCCGCTTATGCCGGCGCTCATTCCCCTCCTCCGGTAG
- a CDS encoding tripartite tricarboxylate transporter substrate binding protein — translation MSSMWMRAFIPLTAAVGLAAGLPAQAQSFPTGPVEIVVPFDAGGANDLAARAVQSAFSEDLGQPVVVLNKAGAGGALGITEVMKDKADGYTLLLLASNNLIYEPNFKTTAYNTETFDFICRIFAVPVSLAIAPSAPFKDVAGMIAYAKENPGKILYGTPAIGGIYHVAMLALQRATGTEMTRVPFTGGAPMIQALASGQIHVAADTPTTIANAGLSSVAMFANERAPEAQNVPTLKELGVNTMEFVGFAGLVAPRGLAGDVRARLETACEKAMANPSAVDTLKRINLRPAWLSAADYKANAKEVFTKVGVAMREAGVSNK, via the coding sequence ATGTCGAGCATGTGGATGAGGGCTTTTATTCCGCTCACAGCAGCAGTGGGGCTGGCTGCGGGTCTGCCCGCCCAGGCGCAATCCTTTCCCACAGGACCGGTTGAGATCGTGGTGCCGTTCGACGCTGGTGGTGCGAACGACCTCGCGGCCAGAGCGGTCCAGTCGGCTTTCTCGGAAGATCTTGGCCAGCCCGTTGTGGTGCTGAACAAGGCGGGTGCCGGCGGTGCTCTGGGTATTACCGAAGTCATGAAAGATAAGGCCGACGGCTATACGCTTTTGTTGCTGGCGTCTAACAACCTCATCTACGAGCCGAACTTCAAGACTACGGCCTACAATACAGAGACGTTCGACTTCATCTGTCGCATTTTTGCCGTTCCAGTTTCGCTTGCCATCGCGCCATCGGCGCCTTTCAAGGATGTTGCCGGCATGATCGCCTACGCCAAGGAAAACCCTGGCAAGATCCTGTACGGAACTCCCGCCATCGGCGGCATCTATCATGTTGCGATGCTGGCGCTGCAGAGGGCGACGGGGACAGAAATGACGCGCGTACCTTTCACCGGCGGGGCGCCGATGATCCAGGCGCTGGCTTCCGGGCAGATTCATGTCGCGGCCGATACGCCGACGACCATCGCCAATGCGGGCCTTTCCTCTGTCGCGATGTTTGCCAACGAGCGCGCGCCCGAGGCACAGAATGTTCCGACTCTGAAAGAACTGGGCGTCAACACTATGGAATTTGTCGGCTTCGCCGGCCTTGTCGCGCCCAGGGGGCTTGCCGGCGATGTCCGTGCCCGGCTGGAAACGGCTTGCGAGAAGGCGATGGCGAACCCATCGGCGGTCGATACGCTGAAGCGTATTAACCTGCGCCCGGCCTGGCTCAGCGCTGCCGACTACAAGGCCAATGCCAAGGAGGTGTTCACCAAGGTCGGCGTGGCGATGAGGGAAGCCGGCGTTTCCAACAAGTGA
- a CDS encoding IclR family transcriptional regulator — translation MRVGTTLISQAVAVIELLAEEARPMRFADITGRLELPKSSAHALLSALCEAAWVDQDADTGFYRLSLRFPVLGQRFITGMGLREVFQPVLDRLARESGELARLAIVEGHQLMWTADAQGAHSGLIYQPIVNSVVAPHVTAHGRAWLATLPQEEAVKIVLAIGFGRPDDYGPRAIRSMDALLRELERTRERGYGVVFEEALPGIAAVAVAIRPHGGVAVGTVGVAGPIIRIDKARLPELVRVVRAASEDLATLWPLRSLRPKPAGV, via the coding sequence ATGAGAGTTGGCACCACCCTGATTTCGCAGGCCGTCGCGGTGATCGAGCTGCTGGCTGAGGAGGCACGGCCGATGCGCTTCGCGGACATCACCGGCCGGCTCGAATTGCCAAAGAGCAGCGCTCACGCCCTGCTAAGCGCCCTATGCGAGGCCGCCTGGGTGGACCAGGACGCCGATACGGGCTTCTATCGGCTGTCGTTGCGCTTCCCAGTGCTGGGACAGCGCTTCATCACCGGGATGGGCTTACGCGAGGTCTTCCAGCCGGTGCTCGACAGGCTGGCGCGCGAGAGTGGTGAGCTTGCACGCCTCGCGATCGTGGAGGGCCACCAGCTAATGTGGACCGCCGACGCGCAAGGGGCGCATAGCGGGCTCATCTACCAGCCGATCGTGAATTCAGTAGTGGCCCCGCATGTCACCGCGCACGGTCGGGCGTGGCTCGCAACCCTGCCGCAGGAAGAGGCGGTCAAGATCGTGCTCGCCATCGGTTTCGGACGCCCCGATGACTACGGCCCTCGCGCAATCCGCTCGATGGACGCGCTGCTGCGCGAACTTGAGCGAACACGCGAGCGCGGATACGGCGTCGTCTTCGAAGAGGCCCTGCCCGGCATTGCGGCCGTCGCCGTCGCAATCCGCCCTCATGGCGGGGTTGCGGTCGGCACGGTGGGGGTCGCAGGGCCGATCATACGGATAGATAAAGCTAGGCTTCCTGAACTAGTCCGCGTCGTCAGGGCGGCGTCCGAGGACCTGGCGACGCTATGGCCGCTGCGCAGCTTGAGGCCGAAGCCGGCTGGCGTTTGA
- a CDS encoding AraC family transcriptional regulator — MIDPLAEIVSMLQPSLPFSKAASGSGNWRVDGDGDGSPFFAVILEGSARLAINGQPGTELEENDFVLIPAACRFTMSSNAENTDEADDPLRVTRLGDETRHGDPTGMPNMRVLIGRLAFGSPDTTLVFALLPCLLHVRGQARLTALVHMIREEAQGDRPAKEIVLERQLQLLLIEALRSDSTGLETPGLLRGLADKSLGPVIRQMHENPAKAWTVEELASTAMLSRSVFFDRFQKQTGMAPMEYLLSWRMALAKDMLRRKDGRMKEIARRIGYGSASAFSVAFSRFVGVAPSQYGHPIQKVSRAPTT, encoded by the coding sequence TTGATCGACCCCCTCGCCGAAATCGTCAGCATGCTTCAGCCGAGCCTGCCCTTCTCCAAGGCGGCAAGCGGATCCGGAAATTGGCGCGTGGACGGAGATGGCGATGGAAGCCCTTTCTTTGCGGTGATCCTCGAAGGATCGGCAAGGCTTGCCATCAACGGACAGCCAGGCACTGAGCTGGAGGAGAACGATTTCGTGCTCATTCCGGCCGCCTGCCGCTTCACCATGTCGAGCAATGCCGAAAACACAGATGAAGCCGACGACCCGCTTCGTGTCACGCGGCTCGGCGACGAAACGCGACATGGCGATCCAACCGGTATGCCCAACATGCGCGTGCTGATCGGACGACTGGCCTTCGGCTCTCCCGATACAACCCTGGTTTTCGCACTCCTGCCTTGCCTGCTGCATGTGCGGGGTCAGGCACGCCTGACCGCACTCGTGCACATGATCCGCGAGGAAGCGCAAGGCGACAGACCCGCCAAGGAGATCGTGCTCGAAAGGCAGTTGCAGCTTCTTTTGATCGAGGCGTTGCGCTCGGATTCCACCGGGTTGGAAACGCCCGGCCTGTTGCGGGGCCTTGCCGACAAGAGCCTCGGCCCGGTAATTCGGCAGATGCACGAGAACCCCGCCAAAGCCTGGACGGTCGAAGAACTGGCATCCACCGCCATGCTGTCACGGTCGGTGTTCTTCGACAGGTTTCAAAAGCAGACTGGCATGGCGCCCATGGAATATCTGCTGTCGTGGCGGATGGCGCTGGCCAAGGATATGCTAAGGCGCAAGGACGGGCGAATGAAAGAAATCGCCAGGCGCATTGGCTACGGCTCGGCAAGCGCCTTCAGCGTTGCCTTTTCCCGCTTTGTCGGCGTCGCACCGAGCCAATACGGGCACCCGATCCAGAAGGTGTCTAGGGCACCCACCACATAA
- a CDS encoding SDR family oxidoreductase has protein sequence MKTVLITGCSSGFGLDTARLFLDRGWKVIATMRSPRSDLLPKSDKLVVLPLDVTSDQSVRDAVEVAGPIDVLVNNAGIGWLNALEGTPIDVARSLFETNTLGTMRMISAVLPQFRSRNAGLVINVTSSVTMKPLPLLSAYTASKAAVNAFTESLALELAPFGIEVKIVLPGAAPETSFGSTAFSRLEENGGFPAAYAEFANGVIAAMRASDAPKTLSSDVAEAAWRAATDPSAPMRIPAGADAVALER, from the coding sequence ATGAAGACCGTGCTCATTACCGGCTGCTCGTCCGGCTTTGGTCTCGATACCGCCAGGCTTTTCCTCGATCGTGGCTGGAAGGTTATCGCGACCATGCGCTCGCCGCGTAGCGACTTACTGCCAAAGTCGGACAAACTAGTCGTTCTGCCGCTCGACGTCACCAGTGACCAGAGCGTTCGCGATGCGGTCGAGGTGGCGGGGCCGATCGACGTACTGGTCAACAATGCGGGGATCGGCTGGCTCAATGCCCTTGAAGGCACTCCAATCGATGTTGCCCGATCCCTCTTCGAGACCAATACACTAGGGACCATGCGTATGATCAGCGCCGTCCTGCCCCAGTTTCGCAGCAGAAACGCGGGCCTTGTCATCAACGTGACTTCAAGCGTCACGATGAAGCCGCTGCCGCTCCTTTCGGCCTATACGGCCAGCAAGGCAGCCGTAAACGCCTTCACGGAATCCCTGGCGCTGGAACTCGCCCCCTTTGGAATTGAGGTCAAGATCGTGTTGCCCGGCGCGGCGCCGGAGACAAGCTTCGGCAGCACCGCGTTTTCACGATTGGAGGAAAACGGCGGCTTCCCCGCGGCCTATGCCGAGTTTGCCAATGGCGTGATCGCGGCCATGCGTGCATCGGACGCTCCAAAGACCCTTTCCTCGGACGTCGCTGAGGCCGCCTGGCGTGCGGCCACCGATCCATCTGCCCCGATGCGCATCCCCGCAGGCGCCGACGCGGTTGCGCTGGAACGTTAG